One Punica granatum isolate Tunisia-2019 chromosome 3, ASM765513v2, whole genome shotgun sequence genomic window carries:
- the LOC116200505 gene encoding uncharacterized protein LOC116200505 encodes MEILPGPSSYYESLKRYWRRRKYHRLDGARYGSIRRKLKITRLGGTTGHRPIRREYSKVRTAPKLRLKILSPVNLLAKFHEAYTELMIRLAMGMDRSDSSSVIGGNNKIKKGQQVSLVSTGEEVDSKLAMEIYKKFAASRQLAA; translated from the coding sequence atggagATTCTTCCCGGTCCTAGTTCTTATTATGAGAGCCTCAAGAGGTATTGGAGGAGAAGAAAGTACCATAGGCTTGATGGAGCACGATACGGCTCCATCAGAAGGAAGCTGAAGATCACACGGCTCGGAGGTACAACAGGGCACCGTCCAATCCGTCGGGAGTACTCTAAGGTTAGGACAGCGCCGAAGCTGAGGTTGAAGATACTGTCGCCAGTTAACCTTCTTGCTAAGTTTCACGAGGCGTACACGGAGCTCATGATCAGGCTGGCCATGGGCATGGACCGATCGGACAGTTCGAGTGTCATTGGAGGAAATAATAAGATCAAGAAGGGGCAGCAGGTTTCTCTTGTGTCCACCGGTGAGGAGGTTGACAGCAAACTGGCCATGGAGATTTACAAGAAGTTTGCTGCCTCAAGACAATTGGCTGCATaa